The Streptomyces achromogenes genome window below encodes:
- the rplC gene encoding 50S ribosomal protein L3: MTKQIKGILGEKLGMTQVWDENNRVVPVTVVKASPNVVTQVRTNDSDGYESVQIAFGEIDPRKVNKPLKGHFAKADVTPRRHLVEIRTADASEYTLGQEITAEVFEAGVKVDVTGKSKGKGFAGVMKRHNFKGLGAGHGTQRKHRSPGSIGGCATPGRVFKGLRMAGRMGNERVTTQNLTVHAVDAEKGLLLIKGAVPGPNGGLVLVRTAAKGA, from the coding sequence ATGACCAAGCAGATCAAGGGCATCCTGGGCGAGAAGCTCGGCATGACGCAGGTGTGGGACGAGAACAACCGCGTTGTTCCGGTCACCGTCGTCAAGGCCAGCCCCAACGTCGTCACCCAGGTCCGTACGAACGACAGCGACGGCTACGAGTCCGTCCAGATCGCCTTCGGCGAGATCGACCCGCGCAAGGTGAACAAGCCCCTCAAGGGTCACTTCGCCAAGGCCGACGTCACTCCCCGTCGCCACCTCGTCGAGATCCGCACCGCGGACGCCTCCGAGTACACGCTGGGCCAGGAGATCACCGCTGAGGTGTTCGAGGCCGGCGTGAAGGTCGACGTGACCGGCAAGAGCAAGGGCAAGGGCTTCGCCGGTGTCATGAAGCGTCACAACTTCAAGGGCCTCGGCGCCGGACACGGCACCCAGCGCAAGCACCGCTCGCCCGGTTCCATCGGTGGCTGCGCCACCCCGGGCCGCGTGTTCAAGGGCCTCCGCATGGCGGGTCGCATGGGCAACGAGCGTGTCACCACCCAGAACCTGACCGTCCACGCCGTTGACGCGGAGAAGGGTCTGCTGCTCATCAAGGGCGCTGTCCCCGGTCCGAACGGCGGCCTCGTCCTGGTCCGCACCGCGGCCAAGGGGGCCTGA
- the rplD gene encoding 50S ribosomal protein L4, translated as MSTVDILSPAGEKTGSVELPAEIFGVEKVSIPLIHQVVVAQNAAARQGTHKTKTRGEVRGGGKKPYRQKGTGRARQGSTRAPQFAGGGVVHGPQPRDYSQRTPKKMKAAALRHALTDRARHNRIHVVTGVIEGEAPSTKAARTLFGKISERKNLLLVVDRADEAAWLSARNLPQVHILEPGQLNTYDVIVSDDVVFTQAALESFVSGPNKANDTEGSDA; from the coding sequence ATGAGCACTGTTGACATCCTTTCGCCTGCAGGCGAGAAGACCGGTAGCGTCGAGCTCCCCGCGGAGATCTTCGGCGTGGAGAAGGTCAGCATCCCGCTGATCCACCAGGTCGTCGTCGCGCAGAACGCGGCTGCCCGTCAGGGCACGCACAAGACCAAGACCCGCGGCGAGGTTCGCGGTGGCGGTAAGAAGCCTTACCGTCAGAAGGGCACCGGCCGCGCGCGCCAGGGCTCGACCCGCGCGCCGCAGTTCGCCGGCGGTGGCGTCGTCCACGGCCCGCAGCCGCGTGACTACTCGCAGCGGACCCCGAAGAAGATGAAGGCTGCCGCTCTGCGTCACGCCCTCACCGACCGGGCCCGCCACAACCGCATTCACGTCGTCACCGGCGTGATCGAGGGCGAGGCTCCCTCCACCAAGGCCGCTCGCACGCTGTTCGGCAAGATCTCGGAGCGCAAGAACCTGCTCCTGGTCGTCGACCGCGCCGACGAGGCCGCGTGGCTGTCCGCCCGCAACCTGCCCCAGGTGCACATCCTGGAGCCGGGCCAGCTGAACACGTACGACGTGATCGTCTCGGACGACGTGGTCTTCACCCAGGCCGCTCTTGAGTCCTTCGTGTCCGGCCCGAACAAGGCCAACGACACCGAAGGGAGTGACGCCTGA
- the rplW gene encoding 50S ribosomal protein L23, whose product MATRHPSIASKAAKAAKAARVAKAKRHEAEGKNTVVTAPSKAYTDPRDVLLKPVVSEKSYALLDENKYTFIVDPNANKTQIKQAVQAVFSVKVTGVNTINRIGKRKRTKTGFGQRAGTKRAIVTLAEGDRIDIFGGPTA is encoded by the coding sequence ATGGCTACGCGTCACCCGAGCATCGCCTCCAAGGCGGCCAAGGCCGCCAAGGCCGCCCGCGTCGCCAAGGCGAAGCGTCACGAGGCCGAGGGCAAGAACACCGTCGTCACCGCGCCCAGCAAGGCGTACACGGACCCCCGTGACGTGCTGCTGAAGCCGGTCGTGTCGGAGAAGAGCTACGCGCTCCTCGACGAGAACAAGTACACGTTCATCGTCGACCCGAACGCCAACAAGACCCAGATCAAGCAGGCCGTCCAGGCGGTCTTCTCGGTCAAGGTCACCGGGGTCAACACGATCAACCGCATCGGTAAGCGCAAGCGCACCAAGACCGGTTTCGGTCAGCGTGCCGGCACGAAGCGCGCGATCGTGACCCTTGCCGAGGGCGACCGTATCGACATCTTCGGCGGTCCGACCGCCTGA
- the rplB gene encoding 50S ribosomal protein L2 codes for MGIRKYKPTTPGRRGSSVADFVEVTRSTPEKSLVRPLHSKGGRNNAGRVTVRHQGGGHKRAYRVIDFRRHDKDGVPAKVAHIEYDPNRTARIALLHYADGEKRYILAPRNLQQGDRVENGPGADIKPGNNLAIRNIPVGTTLHAIEIRPGGGAKFARSAGASVQLLAKEGTMAHLRMPSGEIRLVDQRCRATVGEVGNAEQSNINWGKAGRKRWLGVRPTVRGVAMNPVDHPHGGGEGKTSGGRHPVSPWGQKEGRTRSPKKASNKYIVRRRKTNKKR; via the coding sequence ATGGGAATCCGCAAGTACAAGCCGACTACGCCGGGCCGTCGTGGCTCCAGCGTCGCCGACTTCGTCGAGGTCACGCGGTCCACGCCGGAGAAGTCGCTGGTCCGCCCGCTGCACAGCAAGGGCGGCCGTAACAACGCCGGTCGTGTGACCGTTCGCCACCAGGGTGGCGGACACAAGCGCGCCTACCGAGTGATCGACTTCCGTCGTCACGACAAGGACGGCGTGCCGGCGAAGGTCGCGCACATCGAGTACGACCCCAACCGCACCGCGCGCATCGCGCTGCTGCACTACGCCGACGGCGAGAAGCGCTACATCCTCGCCCCGCGCAACCTGCAGCAGGGTGACCGCGTCGAGAACGGTCCCGGGGCCGACATCAAGCCGGGCAACAACCTGGCGATCCGCAACATCCCGGTCGGTACCACGCTCCACGCGATCGAGATCCGTCCGGGTGGCGGCGCCAAGTTCGCCCGCTCCGCCGGTGCCTCCGTGCAGCTGCTCGCGAAGGAGGGCACCATGGCCCACCTCCGCATGCCGTCCGGTGAGATCCGCCTGGTCGACCAGCGCTGCCGCGCCACGGTCGGCGAGGTCGGCAACGCCGAGCAGAGCAACATCAACTGGGGCAAGGCCGGCCGCAAGCGCTGGCTGGGCGTCCGCCCGACCGTTCGCGGTGTGGCGATGAACCCGGTTGACCACCCCCACGGTGGTGGTGAGGGCAAGACCTCCGGTGGTCGCCACCCGGTCAGCCCCTGGGGTCAGAAGGAGGGTCGTACTCGTTCGCCGAAGAAGGCTTCGAACAAGTACATCGTCCGCCGCCGCAAGACGAACAAGAAGCGCTAG
- the rpsS gene encoding 30S ribosomal protein S19, with protein MPRSLKKGPFVDGHLVKKVDAQNEAGSKNVIKTWSRRSMIIPAMLGHTIAVHNGKTHIPVFVTESMVGHKLGEFSPTRTFRGHVKDDRKSKRR; from the coding sequence ATGCCGCGCAGTCTCAAGAAGGGGCCCTTCGTCGACGGACACCTCGTAAAGAAGGTGGACGCCCAGAACGAAGCCGGTTCCAAGAACGTCATCAAGACCTGGTCCCGTCGCTCGATGATCATCCCGGCCATGCTGGGTCACACGATCGCGGTGCACAACGGCAAGACCCACATTCCGGTGTTTGTCACCGAGTCGATGGTCGGCCACAAGCTCGGCGAGTTCTCGCCGACGCGCACCTTCCGGGGTCACGTCAAGGACGACCGGAAGTCGAAGCGCCGCTAA
- the rplV gene encoding 50S ribosomal protein L22, which produces MEARAQARYIRVTPMKARRVVDLIRGMDATEAQAVLRFAPQAASVPVGKVLDSAIANAAHNYDHTDADSLFISEAYVDEGPTLKRFRPRAQGRAYRIRKRTSHITVVVSSKEGTR; this is translated from the coding sequence ATGGAAGCCAGGGCCCAGGCGCGGTACATCCGCGTCACGCCCATGAAGGCCCGCCGGGTGGTGGACCTTATCCGTGGCATGGACGCCACGGAGGCTCAGGCGGTCCTGCGTTTCGCCCCGCAGGCCGCGAGCGTGCCGGTCGGCAAGGTGCTGGACAGCGCCATCGCCAACGCCGCGCACAACTACGACCACACTGACGCCGACAGCCTCTTCATCTCCGAGGCGTACGTCGACGAGGGCCCGACCCTGAAGCGGTTCCGTCCGCGTGCCCAGGGCCGCGCCTACCGGATCCGCAAGCGGACCAGCCACATCACCGTGGTCGTCAGCAGCAAGGAAGGGACCCGGTAA
- the rpsC gene encoding 30S ribosomal protein S3 codes for MGQKVNPHGFRLGITTDFKSRWYADKSYKEYVGEDVAIRRMMTSGMERAGISKVEIERTRDRVRVDIHTARPGIVIGRRGAEADRIRGDLEKLTKKQVQLNILEVKNPEVDAQLVAQAVAEQLSSRVSFRRAMRKSMQSAMKAGAKGIKIQCGGRLGGAEMSRSEFYREGRVPLHTLRANVDYGFFEAKTTFGRIGVKVWIYKGDVKNIAEVRAENAAARAGNRPARGGGGADRPARGGRGGERGGRGRKPQQAPAAEAPKAEAPAAAAPAESTGTEA; via the coding sequence ATGGGCCAGAAGGTTAACCCGCATGGGTTCCGGCTCGGCATCACCACGGACTTCAAGTCCCGCTGGTACGCCGACAAGTCGTACAAGGAATACGTCGGCGAGGACGTCGCCATCCGTCGGATGATGACGTCCGGCATGGAGCGCGCCGGTATCTCGAAGGTGGAGATCGAGCGCACCCGTGACCGCGTCCGCGTCGACATCCACACCGCGCGTCCGGGCATCGTCATCGGCCGCCGCGGCGCCGAGGCCGACCGTATCCGCGGCGACCTGGAGAAGCTGACCAAGAAGCAGGTCCAGCTGAACATCCTCGAGGTGAAGAACCCCGAGGTCGACGCTCAGCTGGTGGCCCAGGCCGTCGCCGAGCAGCTCTCCTCCCGCGTCTCCTTCCGTCGCGCCATGCGTAAGAGCATGCAGTCGGCGATGAAGGCGGGCGCCAAGGGCATCAAGATCCAGTGCGGTGGCCGCCTCGGCGGCGCCGAGATGTCCCGCTCGGAGTTCTACCGCGAGGGCCGCGTGCCCCTGCACACGCTCCGCGCGAACGTGGACTACGGCTTCTTCGAGGCCAAGACGACCTTCGGCCGCATCGGCGTGAAGGTCTGGATCTACAAGGGCGACGTCAAGAACATCGCCGAGGTCCGCGCCGAGAACGCCGCAGCCCGCGCCGGCAACCGCCCGGCCCGTGGCGGCGGCGGCGCCGACCGCCCGGCCCGTGGTGGCCGTGGCGGCGAGCGTGGCGGTCGCGGTCGTAAGCCGCAGCAGGCTCCCGCTGCCGAGGCCCCCAAGGCCGAGGCTCCGGCGGCTGCCGCTCCGGCTGAGAGCACCGGAACGGAGGCCTGA
- the rplP gene encoding 50S ribosomal protein L16: protein MLIPRRVKHRKQHHPKRRGQAKGGTTVSFGEYGIQALTPAYVTNRQIEAARIAMTRHIKRGGKVWINIYPDRPLTKKPAETRMGSGKGSPEWWIANVHPGRVMFELSYPNEKIAREALTRAAHKLPMKCRIVKREAGEA, encoded by the coding sequence ATGCTGATCCCCCGTAGGGTCAAGCACCGCAAGCAGCACCACCCGAAGCGCCGTGGTCAGGCCAAGGGCGGTACGACGGTCTCGTTCGGCGAGTACGGCATTCAGGCCCTCACGCCGGCGTACGTGACCAACCGCCAGATCGAGGCGGCCCGTATCGCGATGACCCGCCACATCAAGCGTGGCGGCAAGGTCTGGATCAACATCTACCCGGACCGCCCGCTCACGAAGAAGCCTGCCGAGACCCGCATGGGTTCCGGTAAGGGTTCTCCCGAGTGGTGGATCGCGAACGTGCACCCGGGACGGGTCATGTTCGAGCTGTCCTACCCCAACGAGAAGATCGCCCGTGAGGCCCTCACTCGCGCAGCCCACAAGCTGCCGATGAAGTGCCGGATCGTCAAGCGCGAGGCAGGTGAAGCGTGA
- the rpmC gene encoding 50S ribosomal protein L29: MSAGTKASELRELGDEELLAKLREAKEELFNLRFQAATGQLENHGRLKAVRKDIARIYTLMRERELGIETVESA, translated from the coding sequence ATGTCGGCCGGTACCAAGGCGTCCGAGCTGCGCGAACTGGGTGACGAGGAGCTTCTGGCGAAGCTCCGCGAAGCCAAGGAAGAGCTGTTCAACCTCCGCTTCCAGGCGGCGACGGGTCAGCTCGAGAACCACGGTCGGCTCAAGGCCGTCCGTAAGGACATCGCGCGGATCTACACCCTGATGCGTGAGCGCGAGCTGGGCATCGAGACGGTGGAGAGCGCCTGA
- the rpsQ gene encoding 30S ribosomal protein S17 encodes MSESNVTENTTTEARGFRKTREGLVVSDKMDKTVVVAVEDRVKHALYGKVIRRTNKLKAHDEQNAAGVGDRVLLAETRPLSATKRWRVVEILEKAK; translated from the coding sequence ATGAGCGAGAGCAACGTGACTGAGAACACCACGACCGAGGCCCGTGGCTTCCGCAAGACCCGCGAGGGTCTGGTCGTCAGCGACAAGATGGACAAGACCGTCGTCGTCGCCGTCGAGGACCGTGTGAAGCACGCGCTGTACGGCAAGGTCATCCGCCGTACGAACAAGCTCAAGGCTCACGACGAGCAGAACGCCGCGGGCGTCGGCGACCGTGTCCTCCTCGCGGAGACCCGGCCGCTGTCCGCGACGAAGCGCTGGCGCGTCGTCGAGATCCTCGAGAAGGCCAAGTAA
- the rplN gene encoding 50S ribosomal protein L14, whose translation MIQQESRLRVADNTGAKEILCIRVLGGSGRRYAGIGDVIVATVKDAIPGGNVKKGDVVKAVIVRTVKERRRPDGSYIRFDENAAVILKNDGDPRGTRIFGPVGRELREKKFMKIISLAPEVL comes from the coding sequence GTGATCCAGCAGGAGTCGCGACTGCGTGTCGCCGACAACACTGGTGCGAAGGAAATCCTTTGCATCCGTGTGCTCGGTGGCTCCGGTCGCCGCTACGCGGGCATCGGTGACGTCATCGTCGCCACCGTCAAGGACGCGATCCCCGGTGGCAACGTGAAGAAGGGTGACGTCGTCAAGGCGGTCATCGTTCGCACCGTCAAGGAGCGCCGCCGTCCGGACGGCTCGTACATCCGCTTCGACGAGAACGCCGCCGTCATTCTGAAGAACGACGGCGACCCTCGCGGCACCCGCATCTTCGGCCCGGTCGGGCGCGAGCTGCGCGAGAAGAAGTTCATGAAGATCATCTCGCTGGCTCCGGAGGTGCTGTAA
- the rplX gene encoding 50S ribosomal protein L24 codes for MKIKKGDLVQVITGKDKGKQGKVIAAFPREDRVLVEGVNRVKKHTKAGPTAKGSQAGGIVTTEAPIHVSNVQLVVEKDGNKVVTRVGYRFDDEGNKIRVAKRTGEDI; via the coding sequence ATGAAGATCAAGAAGGGCGACCTGGTCCAGGTCATCACCGGTAAGGACAAGGGCAAGCAGGGCAAGGTCATCGCGGCCTTCCCCCGTGAGGACCGTGTCCTGGTCGAGGGTGTCAACCGGGTCAAGAAGCACACGAAGGCCGGTCCGACCGCCAAGGGCTCGCAGGCCGGCGGCATCGTGACCACCGAGGCCCCGATCCACGTGTCCAACGTTCAGCTGGTCGTGGAGAAGGACGGCAACAAGGTCGTCACGCGCGTCGGTTACCGCTTCGACGACGAGGGCAACAAGATCCGCGTTGCCAAGCGGACGGGTGAGGACATCTGA